In the Actinomycetota bacterium genome, GCCATGGGCAACCTGGTCGACCGGCTGACCAGAGGCCCCGGCTTCTCCGACGGCAGGGTTGTCGACTGGATCGACCCGTCGTTCTTTCCGACATTCAACCTTGCCGACATATCCATCACCGTCGGGGTCGCGCTGCTGCTGCTTTTCAGTGTTCTGTCACGTGAATAGCGTGTGGGGCGGCCTTGGGGTCAATAAGAGTCTTCGAGAGCGGACATGATCATTCGAGTCGATGCCGGGCTGGCCGGCGAACGGGCAGACAAGATCGTTGCGATGCTCGCGCAGGTAAGTCGTGGTGTGGCTCGCCGACTGATCGACTCGGGAGCAGTGCAGATCGAGGGATCTCCGGTGGCACCGAAGGATCGCCTGGATGTCGGCGCGGTGATCTCGGTCGAGTTCCCGGCGGTCGAGATGCTGGAGCCCGAGGAGGTTGCCTTCGAGGTGCGCCACGAAGATGCCGATGTCGCAGTGATCGACAAGCCTGCGGGCATCGTCGTTCATCCGGGCACAGGGGTGATCGGAGGGACGCTTGCCGGTGGTCTGCTGTTCCGGTGGCCGCAGATCCGCGGCGTCGGCCAGGAGAATCGGTGGGGGATCGTCCATCGATTGGACCGGGATACGTCAGGGCTTCTTGCCGTAGCACTCACCGAAGCTGCTTACGAAGGCTTGACAGCGGCCATCAGGGCTCGCGAGGTCTCCCGGACCTACCTCGCTCTTGTTCAGGGCGGTTTCGTGCTTCCCGGCGGCACGATCGATGCACCGATCGGACGGGACCCACGGCGTCCGACACGTCGTGTCGTACGACGGGAGGGTCGACCGGCCAGGACGCACTATCGGCGCCTCGCCGGCTGGAGCGATCCAGGTGTCAGCCTTCTCGAAGTGCAACTCGAGACGGGGCGAACCCATCAGATCAGAGTTCATCTCGAATCAATCGGGCATCCCGTCATCGGTGATCGTGCCTACGGGTCGACCGGTCCCAGGATGCCTTGTGTCGAACGGATGTGGCTTCACGCGGTGTCGCTGTCGTTCGAGCATCCGATAACCGGAGTGAGCGTCGACGTCACATCTCCGTTGCCGAGCGACCTGCAGAGCACGCTCGACGAGTTGGGAAATGCCGACGTCGGGGGTTACCCGAAGAACACCTGAGCCGTGTCGTAGAGGGCTTCGTCGACACCGCGTGTGCTCTCGCAGGCCACTTCGAGGGAGACGGCACCGATATGCCTTCCCCTCAGCGCAACCATCGTTCCCCACCGTTCTTCTGCAGCGAGGTCCGCTGCGCCGACGCCAAGCCTGGTTCCCAGGACGCGATCGTAGGCGGACGGAGTGCCACCTCGTTGGATGTGCCCGAGGACGGTGACGCGCGACTCGAAACCGGTCATATCTTCGAGGACAGGGGCGATCTGATAGCTGACACCGCCGAGACGCTCGAATCCGAAGG is a window encoding:
- a CDS encoding RluA family pseudouridine synthase translates to MIIRVDAGLAGERADKIVAMLAQVSRGVARRLIDSGAVQIEGSPVAPKDRLDVGAVISVEFPAVEMLEPEEVAFEVRHEDADVAVIDKPAGIVVHPGTGVIGGTLAGGLLFRWPQIRGVGQENRWGIVHRLDRDTSGLLAVALTEAAYEGLTAAIRAREVSRTYLALVQGGFVLPGGTIDAPIGRDPRRPTRRVVRREGRPARTHYRRLAGWSDPGVSLLEVQLETGRTHQIRVHLESIGHPVIGDRAYGSTGPRMPCVERMWLHAVSLSFEHPITGVSVDVTSPLPSDLQSTLDELGNADVGGYPKNT